The following proteins come from a genomic window of Gynuella sunshinyii YC6258:
- the rpsL gene encoding 30S ribosomal protein S12, whose protein sequence is MATINQLVRKPRKRKVQKSDVPALQNCPQRRGVCARVFTTTPKKPNSALRKVCRVRLTNGYEVNSYIGGEGHNLQEHSVVLIRGGRVKDLPGVRYHTVRGSLDTAGVADRKQGRSKYGTKRPKG, encoded by the coding sequence ATGGCAACCATTAACCAATTGGTGCGTAAGCCGCGTAAACGCAAAGTACAAAAGAGTGACGTTCCTGCTCTGCAGAATTGTCCTCAGCGTCGCGGAGTATGTGCCCGCGTATTTACAACAACCCCTAAAAAGCCAAACTCGGCTTTACGTAAGGTTTGTCGTGTACGTTTGACAAATGGATATGAAGTTAACTCCTACATCGGTGGTGAAGGTCACAACCTTCAGGAACACAGTGTTGTTCTGATCCGTGGCGGTCGTGTAAAAGACTTGCCAGGTGTCCGCTATCACACAGTCCGCGGTTCTCTGGATACCGCAGGTGTGGCCGATCGTAAGCAAGGACGTTCGAAGTACGGTACAAAACGTCCA